TTTAAATGTGAGGTATTACCTTTGGAAAAGTAACATGAAATATAGAATTAAATGTTCACAAAAGCGGGACAGTCTGTCCTTTGTGTTCACAAAAACGGAACACTGAGTTCGATCTTAGGAGATTTAGAATTTGTTATATGTGATAATTTGCTGTCTATGGTCTGTAATGAGGCTGTATGTAGGGTGATGCAGTGTGTTGTTAGTGGGTTGAAAGTAGGTATTTCTGCTTTCAAAATGGTGGGAGAGTAAGTTTTTGAGAGAATTCTGTTTGATTAAACAAACAAAATGTTCCGTAAAAGTGAACAGTTAGCTGTTTCTCGCTCACTCTTTGGTAGGGACAGGTCGTAATGTAGGACTATTTGGAGATATCGTGTTCTTTCATCAGAACATAAAGGCGGGTGCGTGACAGGCCGGAAAGTTTACACGCTTCTTTAATGGAACCATTGGCCTGACGGATAAGATTTTCAAGGTATACCTTTTCAATCTGTGCGATGCAGGTAGTACGAAAAGCTTTGAATGCAGGGAACTCATCACTGAAGAGGGATGAAATAACATCTGCAGGCACTGGTTCCAGCATGCTGGAATCGTTCTTCTCTTGGAAAGGTGTTTTTTGTTCCGCAGGGCGTAGCATTTTACCGGCAGCACGTGCACGGATGTCTACAGGAAGATGCTCAGGATAGAGCGTTGGTTCGCCTTTTGCACGCATAATAGTACGTTCAAGTGTCTGCACTAGTTCACGAACATTGCCCGGCCACTCGTAATGCATAAGTATGGCGATGAGCTCATTTGAGAGCGTTTTGGTGGAAGTGCTGTATTTAGCGCATAGCCGCGCCGTGTGGAATTCTGCAAGTGCCGGAACATCTTCAAGACGATTCCGTAGAGGCGGGATTTCCATGGAACAGGATTTTAGTCTGTAATACAGGTCTGTTCTGAATGTGCCATCTTCGCACATTTTTTCAAGATTACGGTTTGTTGCTGCAACAAGGCGGAAATTACTTGTTTTTTCAGAAGTAGACCCGATCGGACGGTAGCGTTTTTCTTGCAACACGCGCAGGAAAGCAGACTGAGTAGGAAGAGGCAGCTCGCCAACTTCATCTAAGAAGAGAGTTCCCCCGTCTGCTTGTTCGATAACACCCTTCTGGGATGTGGTAGCTCCTGTAAATGACCCTTTGATGTGTCCGAAGAGTTCGCCTTCCACAAGATTTTCAGGAATAGATGCACAGTCGAGAACCACAAAGGGGCCTTCTACGCGATTGCTATTTTCGTGAACAGTGCGAGCAACAACTTCCTTACCGGTGCCAGTTTCACCAGTGATAAGGACGCTGGCGTCACCAGTGGCAGCTACGGAAAGGTTTTCCAGAACAGAATGTAGGGCGGGGCTGTCACCAATGAGCGATTTTCGTTTGATAATGCGTTCAGACCATTCTTTGTTACGCTCGCGGAATCTAAGCGCGCGTTCCATAGAAAAAGTAATCTGCTTTAAGCTGCTTCCCTTTTCTATATAGTCCCAAGCTCCGTTTTGAATCGCAAGTTCTGCGCCGTCAGGGTCGCCTGCACCAGTGATAATGATTACGTCCGGCTGTCCTTTAGAGGAACGAATACGCGGTAGGGCGTCCAGCCCGCTACCGTCTGGCAGACGTACATCAAGAAACACAAGGTCGAATGACTCGCTTTGCAGTACCATAAGACCGTCAGTAAGATTACTGGCGGTGGATGGTGCATATCCGCTGTCTTCAGCCAGTTGTGATATTATGTCGGAAATGTTGGGGTCATCATCAATGATCAATATACGAAACATCACGGCTCCAGCGTTTCTCAAACTCTGTGCGATGCGAAAACATATAGAAGTACTGTAGACTCTACATTAGCTTTTATATGGAATATGCAATCTGTAAGGCAAGCTTTAGTAAACGACAGTACTGTATTAATCAAGCTATCTGAATATAATACGTCATACGATGCAAATGTACAAAAATGAAAAATAGAACGGTAACGCAGACTGTTATAGAAGTAGTATAGATAGTTAGTATGCAATACCAGTAACCTTTTTACAAAATATATTGTTATGATTAGTAAACTCTTCTCTTCTTTGCGAAAAGCAAATCCGGTGTATTTGGTGCTCATGTTAGTGTTGGCACTATGTGCGACGTTTCCGGTGTATTTGTATTTATATGAAAATACACGTCTTACTGATCCGTTGTCCGACACAGAACGAAACTGGTTGGCAGAACTCGACCGTCCTATCGTACTCGCGGTGACACCGGATACGCGCCCGCTGGAGTTTGTAAATGCCAGGGGCGAGTATCAGGGGATGGTTGCAGATTACATGCACCGAGTTGCTGAAGATCTAAACATAGAGTTTGAAGTGGTAGAGACTGCGAATATGCAGGAACTGCTGAAGCTTGCGAAAGAACGAAAAGTCGATGTGATTGCGGCGTTT
Above is a genomic segment from Halodesulfovibrio sp. MK-HDV containing:
- a CDS encoding sigma-54 dependent transcriptional regulator, giving the protein MFRILIIDDDPNISDIISQLAEDSGYAPSTASNLTDGLMVLQSESFDLVFLDVRLPDGSGLDALPRIRSSKGQPDVIIITGAGDPDGAELAIQNGAWDYIEKGSSLKQITFSMERALRFRERNKEWSERIIKRKSLIGDSPALHSVLENLSVAATGDASVLITGETGTGKEVVARTVHENSNRVEGPFVVLDCASIPENLVEGELFGHIKGSFTGATTSQKGVIEQADGGTLFLDEVGELPLPTQSAFLRVLQEKRYRPIGSTSEKTSNFRLVAATNRNLEKMCEDGTFRTDLYYRLKSCSMEIPPLRNRLEDVPALAEFHTARLCAKYSTSTKTLSNELIAILMHYEWPGNVRELVQTLERTIMRAKGEPTLYPEHLPVDIRARAAGKMLRPAEQKTPFQEKNDSSMLEPVPADVISSLFSDEFPAFKAFRTTCIAQIEKVYLENLIRQANGSIKEACKLSGLSRTRLYVLMKEHDISK